Proteins encoded together in one Penicillium digitatum chromosome 1, complete sequence window:
- a CDS encoding Ribosome biogenesis protein Alb1: MAKSKNQSQRSRAARRAASPSLDLDKSVTSLPRAESPTTTRPSVLADRATSGIQKKQKKNDKLSRAQRLRQQKGMDRAEAVMDQLEIKKAKSVARGKTVNSRRADWEDTNRKTLAFSALQQDNDEEDDEDDEVMAEDSAPTTITVANNVFQIATEGSNPAIDDSTTVDEADEIT; encoded by the exons ATGGCGAAGAGCAAAA ACCAGTCCCAGCGTTCCCGTGCAGCACGGAGGGCAGCGTCCCCGAGTCTCGACCTTGACAAGTCGGTGACTTCGCTACCCCGAGCGGAATCTCCTACCACAACAAGGCCTTCAGTTCTGGCTGACCGCGCCACTTCCGGGATCCAGaaaaagcagaagaagaacgacAAGCTTTCAAGGGCGCAGCGATTAAGGCAACAAAAGGGAATGGATCGAGCCGAGGCCGTGATGGATCAATTGGAAATCAAGAAGGCTAAAAGTGTGGCTCGCGGCAAGACTGTCAACTCCCGAAGA GCTGATTGGGAAGACACAAATCGCAAAACCTTGGCGTTCAGCGCTCTTCAACAAGATaacgacgaggaggatgacgaagatgacgaggtGATGGCCGAAGATTCCGCACCTACCACCATTACTGTCGCAAATAACGTCTTCCAAATCGCAACCGAAGGCTCTAATCCCGCAATTGATGACTCTACAACTGTCGATGAAGCCGACGAGATCACCTGA
- a CDS encoding Ubiquitin Carboxy-terminal hydrolase, putative, translating to MNTRDGRSAIFSNRPDQHASHNSHYETALTTLQNNQALVYFFVALISIPIFLGYLGLVPISLFQLPWELFVYFTPSRIVVTLDPRTSTSDPNSLASLPLSSQDKSDAMKRILGLDNNPFFSRSRSLSIFGNALLGNTKGVTPPGLGNWNNSCFQNSIIQGLASLKYLSEFLGHNVDNLSGKASVSTHRALLDLIDRLNSAPKSGTKLWISGPLKSMSSWQQQDAQEYFSKLLNQIDHEAELCSRGETLNMGLKIAGPDENIFRDSDCDDPVTPGEPESLPSTDKLYLDRVSSCNPLEGLLAQRVGCMECGWSEGLSLIPFNCLTVPLGKRSSYDVRECLDHYMTLEPIEGVECSKCTLLHRQEQLVNLIKGFEADDSRSDSSDEPQPFDAVKLSAYSRLEAVKTALDGNDFSENTLASKCHINSKNRISTTKSRQAVIARAPRCLAIHINRSVFDEYTGTLEKNLAAVSFPQMIDLNNWCLGTQAPNESGDNSEHWETNPSRSMLPQPGELIHVPSRQYQLRAIITHYGRHENGHYICYRKYPTSEFTAPAPDEILQAEGDEDKPERWWRLSDDDVQMVSEGHVMAQGGAFMLFYEAMDDSFSPCSTRSATPENDLHDRCAESIRVGSEDSCNLAMPNTISAPSTVTDFESTTSRETSISLPMDDFLPVDQPLKISTVIDTDAERNDKLDSLSTIIA from the coding sequence ATGAACACCCGCGACGGGCGCTCCGCGATCTTTTCCAACCGCCCCGATCAACACGCAAGTCACAACAGTCATTATGAAACCGCCCTCACAACTTTACAAAACAACCAAGCGCTAGTGTACTTCTTTGTTGCGCTCATCTCGATTCCAATCTTTCTTGGATACCTCGGACTTGTTCCCATATCGCTATTCCAGCTCCCCTGGGAACTCTTTGTCTATTTTACACCCTCTCGAATTGTAGTCACTTTGGATCCTCGAACATCTACCTCCGACCCTAACTCCCTAGCCTCGTTGCCTTTGTCCTCCCAGGATAAAAGTGACGCGATGAAACGGATTCTTGGCTTAGACAACAACCCCTTCTTCTCCCGGTCAAGATCACTCTCCATCTTCGGAAATGCGCTGCTAGGAAACACCAAAGGAGTCACACCCCCAGGGCTCGGAAACTGGAATAACTCATGTTTTCAGAACAGCATAATACAGGGATTGGCTTCTTTAAAATATCTTTCTGAGTTTCTGGGACACAACGTGGACAATCTCTCGGGTAAGGCTTCCGTCTCGACGCACAGGGCACTACTAGACCTCATCGACCGTCTGAATAGCGCCCCCAAAAGTGGAACCAAGCTGTGGATCTCTGGGCCGCTCAAGTCCATGAGTAGCTGGCAACAGCAAGATGCGCAAGAGTATTTTTCCAAGTTGCTCAATCAAATTGACCACGAGGCCGAGCTATGCTCACGTGGAGAGACTTTGAACATGGGATTGAAAATTGCAGGACCCGATGAAAACATTTTTCGAGACAGTGACTGTGACGACCCGGTGACACCCGGTGAACCCGAATCGCTTCCATCGACAGATAAGCTTTATCTTGATAGGGTTTCATCTTGTAATCCTCTTGAAGGTCTACTTGCTCAACGGGTTGGGTGCATGGAATGCGGATGGAGCGAGGGGCTTTCGTTGATACCTTTCAATTGCCTCACAGTTCCTCTGGGCAAAAGATCTTCGTATGATGTTCGCGAATGTTTGGACCATTACATGACCCTTGAGCCTATTGAAGGCGTGGAATGCTCGAAGTGCACGCTGTTGCATCGACAGGAGCAGCTTGTCAATTTGATCAAGGGATTCGAAGCCGATGATAGTCGGTCAGACAGCTCCGACGAACCTCAACCATTTGATGCTGTGAAACTGTCAGCCTACTCGCGGTTAGAGGCTGTCAAGACAGCTTTGGATGGCAATGATTTCAGCGAAAATACCTTGGCAAGTAAGTGCCATATCAATTCAAAGAACCGAATCTCAACCACAAAATCTCGACAAGCTGTCATAGCGCGGGCTCCCCGCTGTCTTGCCATCCACATCAACCGCAGTGTTTTCGACGAGTACACTGGGACGTTGGAGAAGAATCTCGCAGCAGTCTCCTTTCCTCAAATGATCGATTTGAACAATTGGTGTCTTGGCACCCAAGCTCCCAACGAATCTGGCGACAATTCCGAGCATTGGGAAACAAACCCCTCGCGGTCCATGCTTCCGCAACCTGGGGAATTAATTCATGTCCCTAGCAGACAATATCAATTACGCGCAATCATCACCCATTACGGTCGACATGAGAATGGGCACTATATTTGCTATCGTAAGTATCCGACATCGGAATTCACAGCCCCTGCACCGGACGAAATCCTTCAAGCTGAGGGTGATGAGGACAAGCCCGAACGTTGGTGGCGCCTCAGCGACGATGACGTGCAGATGGTTAGTGAGGGCCATGTGATGGCCCAAGGAGGTGCTTTTATGCTGTTCTACGAAGCTATGGATGATTCCTTCTCGCCGTGCTCGACTCGATCTGCAACTCCAGAAAATGACTTACACGACAGATGCGCAGAGTCTATTCGGGTTGGAAGTGAAGACTCATGCAACCTAGCTATGCCAAATACCATTTCAGCTCCATCCACTGTCACCGACTTCGAATCTACCACCTCCCGTGAAACCAGCATCTCGTTGCCGATGGATGACTTCCTTCCTGTCGACCAGCCTTTGAAGATCTCAACCGTGATTGACACTGATGCTGAACGGAATGATAAACTTGACTCACTCTCTACTATCATTGCATGA
- a CDS encoding MFS transporter, putative: protein MSISKSSRPHDIFLINELLENVLLHTDMRTLLTSAQRVSRVWNTMIRTSVQLQESLFFKPSKFEISDPSQRLRNPLLEDILWAQFFLKQQRTSESKKTEVSRFPLGEPERRKLKNYLRKDASWKRMLLQQPPTASIGVIEIIKKSDSEFTKLSVSPNQFLRMGHLLTLLERGSTLVPTRNKWILWSGRSRVMPLNFECWTPKWVYEPSTLRPVQEWIPENIDWDSLRLEVGSMYLNDFDCGVVIVSERRQMLFQGADRVHRESKLDRRLQKAFGECRVEVGRKHINHSWIPIKGVGADRRWILRPCSATPLVPMLSDASEASDSSSVSSGSLSL from the coding sequence ATGTCTATCAGCAAATCCTCACGACCACATGATATCTTCCTCATCAATGAGCTACTGGAGAACGTTCTTCTCCATACAGACATGAGAACTCTATTAACCTCTGCTCAACGCGTATCTCGTGTCTGGAACACCATGATACGAACATCAGTTCAACTCCAAGAGTCCCTCTTCTTCAAACCCTCCAAATTCGAGATCTCGGATCCCTCACAGCGTCTTCGCAATCCGCTCCTAGAAGATATTCTCTGGGCTCAATTCTTCCTCAAACAACAACGAACCTCAGAGTCAAAAAAGACCGAAGTAAGCAGATTTCCGCTCGGGGAACCTGAGCGTCGCAAGCTTAAGAATTACCTGCGAAAAGACGCCAGTTGGAAACGAATGTTACTTCAACAACCACCGACAGCATCAATCGGAGTCATTGAAATCATCAAAAAATCAGATTCTGAATTCACCAAGTTATCCGTCAGCCCCAATCAATTCCTGCGGATGGGTCATCTCTTGACCCTCCTCGAACGGGGAAGCACCCTCGTTCCAACCCGCAACAAATGGATCCTGTGGAGCGGGCGATCCCGTGTAATGCCCTTGAACTTCGAATGCTGGACGCCCAAGTGGGTCTATGAACCAAGTACCCTACGGCCAGTCCAGGAATGGATCCCAGAAAATATCGATTGGGATAGTCTCCGGCTAGAGGTGGGATCGATGTATTTAAATGATTTTGATTGCGGCGTGGTGATTGTATCTGAACGGAGACAGATGCTTTTCCAGGGCGCGGATCGAGTTCATAGGGAGAGCAAACTCGATCGTCGACTGCAGAAAGCGTTTGGGGAATGTCGGGTGGAGGTTGGACGGAAGCATATCAATCACTCTTGGATTCCCATCAAAGGGGTTGGTGCTGATCGGCGATGGATCCTTAGGCCTTGTTCTGCTACTCCTCTTGTTCCAATGTTGAGTGACGCATCCGAGGCTTCAGATTCGTCTTCCGTGTCTTCGGGTTCGTTGTCTCTCTag
- a CDS encoding Putative OefB — protein sequence MIPIQSRLLEMSLPKAAAPIASTDPAQPTFTWTGSASSSMSSPFAPPPTPSDSLLDISPRKSSSSSEMGAAYAFPSWPNRPSLSSNNSTDSCASAFLSDDDLLWMPENSAAEQAVDEVINQDAATICSVTMEQQLQRLRAIAEQEDRANFLAKVEAHARATQALRTAKQGIVVEREMSKRKKRRVAPTPKRRAHSASKVLSQ from the coding sequence ATGATTCCCATTCAGTCACGTCTACTTGAGATGTCGCTCCCCAAGGCAGCGGCTCCTATCGCAAGCACAGATCCAGCGCAACCCACCTTTACCTGGACTGGCAGCGCCTCTTCGTCCATGTCAAGTCCTTTCGCTCCTCCACCAACTCCCAGCGACTCCCTTCTCGATATCAGCCCACGCAAGTCCTCTTCCTCTAGCGAGATGGGAGCGGCATATGCCTTCCCCTCCTGGCCCAACCGTCCCTCGCTTTCCAGCAACAACTCCACCGATTCATGTGCCAGCGCCTTTCTCTCCGACGACGACCTCCTATGGATGCCAGAGAATTCGGCAGCTGAGCAGGCAGTGGACGAAGTCATTAACCAGGACGCCGCTACCATCTGCTCCGTAACCATGGAGCAGCAACTTCAGCGCTTGCGCGCCATCGCCGAGCAAGAAGATCGGGCCAACTTCCTCGCTAAGGTTGAAGCCCACGCCCGTGCAACCCAAGCCCTCCGTACAGCAAAGCAGGGCATTGTGGTAGAGCGCGAGATGTCAAAGCGCAAGAAGCGCCGCGTCGCGCCCACTCCGAAACGACGTGCTCACTCGGCATCCAAGGTGCTCAGTCAATAA